The Candidatus Bathyarchaeota archaeon A05DMB-5 genome includes a window with the following:
- the mtnP gene encoding S-methyl-5'-thioadenosine phosphorylase has product MEKAKIAIIGGTGFESFFKNAKQLHVGTPYGIAPPLSISNIEGKKVVFLPRHGPKHLVPPHKINYKANVYALHEIGVTRIIAVNAVGAINRNFKPGDIVIPHDFIDFTKLRSTTFYDETPVTHVDVSQPYCPEIRKISAENARKIGLKTWDKAVLVCTEGPRFETPAEIEMFRRLGCDVVGMTGIPEAVLARELEMCYAGFCYVSNMAAGMQEKLTTHEVREICETLMPKLEQVLFETIKGLPLERGNNCPCSNALRNARCK; this is encoded by the coding sequence ACACCTTATGGAATAGCTCCGCCATTGTCTATTAGCAACATAGAGGGAAAAAAAGTTGTTTTTCTTCCAAGACATGGCCCGAAACATCTTGTTCCGCCGCATAAGATAAACTATAAGGCAAATGTTTACGCCTTGCATGAGATTGGTGTGACGCGAATAATAGCCGTAAACGCTGTGGGTGCGATAAATCGCAATTTCAAACCCGGCGACATCGTTATTCCTCACGATTTCATTGACTTCACGAAATTACGTTCCACAACCTTTTACGACGAAACTCCAGTAACCCACGTTGACGTTTCTCAGCCATACTGTCCAGAAATTCGCAAAATTTCGGCTGAAAACGCAAGAAAAATTGGATTAAAAACATGGGATAAAGCTGTGTTAGTGTGCACCGAAGGGCCTCGCTTTGAAACTCCGGCGGAAATTGAAATGTTCAGACGTTTAGGCTGTGATGTTGTGGGGATGACTGGAATACCCGAGGCTGTGCTTGCACGCGAGCTTGAAATGTGCTATGCCGGTTTCTGTTACGTTTCAAATATGGCTGCTGGCATGCAAGAAAAGTTGACTACACACGAAGTGCGTGAAATCTGTGAAACACTTATGCCTAAGCTAGAGCAAGTTTTATTTGAAACCATTAAAGGTTTACCCCTAGAACGTGGGAATAACTGCCCATGTTCTAATGCCCTTCGGAATGCAAGGTGCAAGTGA
- the uppS gene encoding di-trans,poly-cis-decaprenylcistransferase, with product MFKTLLSVIGAYKLYEKWLWHQVKNGGELEHIAIILDGNRRWASGKALDPWLGHEKGAKKVEDLIDWCQKLHVKSITLYAFSTENFVRPENEVEEIMRIAEEEFRKILTDERIHKNKVRVKVIGRINLLPESLQNLIMDVEKATQDYDQHFLNIAFAYGGRAEIVDAARKIAEKVQEGEINPREVNEQLFEQYLYTSYMPKQEPDLIIRTSGEERLSGFLLWQSAYSELCFLDVYWPDFRLIDLLRAVRTFQKRKRRFGA from the coding sequence ATGTTTAAAACCTTACTCTCAGTCATTGGAGCATACAAACTCTATGAGAAATGGCTCTGGCACCAAGTTAAGAACGGTGGAGAACTGGAGCATATAGCAATAATTCTGGATGGAAACAGAAGATGGGCGTCTGGGAAAGCTCTTGACCCATGGCTTGGACATGAAAAAGGAGCAAAAAAAGTTGAAGATCTGATTGATTGGTGCCAGAAACTTCATGTTAAATCGATAACACTGTATGCATTCTCTACAGAGAATTTCGTTAGGCCAGAAAATGAAGTTGAAGAAATTATGCGTATCGCAGAAGAGGAATTTCGGAAAATTCTAACAGATGAGCGCATACACAAAAACAAGGTGCGTGTAAAGGTAATTGGCAGGATAAATCTGTTGCCTGAGAGTTTGCAGAATTTAATAATGGATGTGGAAAAGGCTACGCAAGATTATGACCAGCATTTCTTAAACATCGCCTTTGCTTATGGAGGAAGAGCAGAAATCGTTGATGCAGCAAGAAAAATTGCCGAAAAAGTGCAAGAAGGCGAGATAAATCCAAGGGAGGTTAATGAACAACTTTTCGAACAGTATTTGTACACATCTTACATGCCCAAACAAGAACCAGACTTAATTATTAGAACTTCTGGAGAAGAGAGGCTAAGTGGCTTCTTGCTTTGGCAGTCTGCCTACAGCGAACTTTGTTTTTTGGATGTCTACTGGCCTGACTTTCGCTTAATAGACCTTTTGCGTGCAGTTAGAACTTTTCAGAAACGTAAAAGGCGTTTTGGCGCATGA